AGACGTTTCGACAGATCGCGCTCCTCGCGTTCCCCGCGATCGTCGCGCTCCTCGCGCTCAAGGCGCAGATCGTGCGCGTGATCCTCGGGACCGGTGCGTTCGGATGGGCCGACACCGTGCGCACGCTCGAGACGCTCGAGGCGTTCGGTTTTGGACTCTTCTTCCTCATGATCGTCCCGCTCTGCACGCGCGCATTCTACGCGTGGGAGGATACGCGCACCCCGTTTGTGGTGAGCATTATTGCCGACGGCATCGGCATCGTTGCGGCGTGGTTCCTCGGGCGGGCGATGGGGCCGCGCGGGTTGGCGTTTGGTTTTGCGATCGCTGCGGGCGTGCAGTCGTCGCTCCTCCTCCTCGCGCTCCGACGACGTGCCGGCGCGCTCGATGAGTCCCGCATCAACGGAGCGCTCCTGAAGTTTGGCATCGCCGCAATCGCCATGGGTGTCGTCATTCAGCTCGTGAAGCCCGGCATCGCATCGCTCCTGGGTACGGAGACGTTCGTCGGCATTGCGCTCCAGGGCGCGCTCGCTGGCGGTCTGGGGTTTGGTGCCTACCTCGGCGTGGGTGTCCTCCTTCGGTCGAGCGAGATCACCGCGCTCGCGAAGGCGCTCCACACCCGCGTGCTCCGTGCCGCACGACTCCCCACCGGCGGTGCCGACGAGGCGCGTGGGTAGGCATCCGCAGGGTTCTCTGCTACGATAACGTCACGTTATGGACATGCACGCGATCCGCAATTTCTGCATCATCGCCCACATTGATCACGGGAAGTCCACCCTGGCTGACCGGATGTTGGAGTTGACCGGCACCGTCTCCAGCCGTGATCTCAAGGCGCAGACGCTCGACCAGATGGACCTCGAGCAGGAGCGGGGGATCACGATCAAGCTCGCGCCGGTGCGGATGCGGTGGAAGGAGTACACACTCCACCTCATTGACACGCCCGGACACGTGGACTTCACCTACGAGGTATCGCGCTCGCTCGCAGCGGTGGAGGGCGCGATTCTTCTCGTGGATGCTACGCAGGGCGTGCAGGCGCAGACGATCGCGAACCTCTACCTCGCGATCGAGCAGGATCTCACGATCATCCCCGTGCTCAACAAGATTGATCTACCCGCTGCGGATGTCGAGCGCACGAAAGATGAGCTCGTCGAGCTGCTCGGATGCGACCGTGACGAGGTGCTCGCGGTCTCCGGCAAGACGGGGGAGGGCGTCGCGGCGCTCCTCGACGCGGTCGTGGAGCGGGTTCCGGAACCAAAAGAAGCCGCAAGCGGGGAGGGGCTCCGCGCGCTCATTTTCGATTCGATCTACGACGACTACCGCGGCGTCAACGTGTACGTGCGCGTCGTGGATGGCACGGTGCAGAGCGGGGACAAACTCACATTCTTTGCGACGGGAGCGACGATCGAGGCGGCGGAGGTGGGATCGTTCAATCCAAAGCTCTACGCAACGGACATCCTGGGCCCCGGGCAGATCGGCTACATCGTCACCGGACTCAAGGACATTCGCCGCGCGCGCGTCGGTGACACGGTGACGAGCGCGAAGCACCACGCAGGTGCTGCACTCGCCGGATACAAGGAGGTACGGCCCATGGTGTATGCCGGTGTGTTCCCGAAGAACTCGAACGAGACCGAATCACTCCGCGAGGCCATCGGCAAGCTCCAGCTCAACGATGCCGCACTCATCGCCGAGCCGGAGCAGTCCCAGGCGCTCGGAGTGGGGTTCCGTTGCGGGTTCCTCGGCCTCCTCCACCTCGACGTGTTCCGCGAGCGGTTGATCCGCGAGCACGCGATTGACGTTGTCGTGACGGTGCCGTCCGTCGCGTACCAGGTGAGTCGCACCTCGCAGACCGACCGCGGTGATACGGAGATCATCCGATCGCCGCAGGGGCTTCCGGACCCGTCGTACATCATGCGGATCGAGGAACCGTGGGTGAAGATGGATATCGTCACCCCCGAGCAGTACGTGGGCGGGCTCATGCAGCTCTGCCAGGAGTACCGCGGCACCTACCGGACCACGGAGTACCTCGGTGGCGGCGCCGAGGGTCAACGACGCACGCTCCTGCGTTACGAGCTGCCGCTTGCGAAGGTGCTCGTGGATTTCTACGACCGCCTCAAGAGCGCGTCGGCGGGGTACGCCTCCATGAACTATGAAATCATCGGTTACCGCGATGCGGCGGTGCGCAAGCTCGACATCATCGTTGCGGGTGAACCGGAGGAGTCCCTCGCGACCATCGTGTACGAGGATGAAGCGCAGCAGGTGGGCCGTCGCATCGTCGCGCGGTTGAAGGATGCAATTCCGCGCCACCAGTTTGAGGTACGCATCCAAGCCGCGCTCGGCGGGAAGATCGTCGCATCGGAGCGCATCGCGCCGCTCCGCAAAGACGTCACCGCGAAGCTCTACGGTGGCGATGTCACGCGCAAGAAGGAGCTCCTCGAGAAACAGAAGAAGGGCAAGAAGGCCATGCGCGCCACCGGCCGTGTGGATCTCCCCCCCGAGGCCTACGTCGCGGTCCTCAAGCGGTGAGTGTGGTACGATGGGCTCCTATGTCTTACAAGACAATCAAGGTGCTCTGGACCGTGGTGAGTGTCATGGTCATCGTGAGCATGCTCGCATTCACGGTGGGGGTG
Above is a genomic segment from bacterium containing:
- the lepA gene encoding translation elongation factor 4, encoding MDMHAIRNFCIIAHIDHGKSTLADRMLELTGTVSSRDLKAQTLDQMDLEQERGITIKLAPVRMRWKEYTLHLIDTPGHVDFTYEVSRSLAAVEGAILLVDATQGVQAQTIANLYLAIEQDLTIIPVLNKIDLPAADVERTKDELVELLGCDRDEVLAVSGKTGEGVAALLDAVVERVPEPKEAASGEGLRALIFDSIYDDYRGVNVYVRVVDGTVQSGDKLTFFATGATIEAAEVGSFNPKLYATDILGPGQIGYIVTGLKDIRRARVGDTVTSAKHHAGAALAGYKEVRPMVYAGVFPKNSNETESLREAIGKLQLNDAALIAEPEQSQALGVGFRCGFLGLLHLDVFRERLIREHAIDVVVTVPSVAYQVSRTSQTDRGDTEIIRSPQGLPDPSYIMRIEEPWVKMDIVTPEQYVGGLMQLCQEYRGTYRTTEYLGGGAEGQRRTLLRYELPLAKVLVDFYDRLKSASAGYASMNYEIIGYRDAAVRKLDIIVAGEPEESLATIVYEDEAQQVGRRIVARLKDAIPRHQFEVRIQAALGGKIVASERIAPLRKDVTAKLYGGDVTRKKELLEKQKKGKKAMRATGRVDLPPEAYVAVLKR